From the Clostridia bacterium genome, the window AAAAATAGAGTCAATGAAGTTGGAAATGAAACTTTTGGAAAGTTGTTTTTTGCAGAAATAGAAACTTTTGATGATAATTTGAATAGCGAAATGGAAAGTATAATGCTATTTGATGATTTGCCTCAACAATGGACATATCCGTTAATACAACCATTATTAATTAAAGAATTTTTAAGACGCAAAGAAAATACTATAAAATTTGGATGTTATGGCAAAGAAAATGAATAATGAGTTTTGGGAAGCATTAGATACTTTGGTAAA encodes:
- a CDS encoding NUDIX domain-containing protein, with the translated sequence MSVSNGKWVFCKHKERNTYEIPGGHREINESIDDTAKRELIEETGAVKFKIEPVCVYSVTGKNRVNEVGNETFGKLFFAEIETFDDNLNSEMESIMLFDDLPQQWTYPLIQPLLIKEFLRRKENTIKFGCYGKENE